In one window of Sandaracinaceae bacterium DNA:
- a CDS encoding tetratricopeptide repeat protein: protein MTRSLFVATACCGLLVASLWAAPGLAQDDRARMHFQAGASYYEAGDYADALREFQRSHALSQRSELFYNFSLCYQQLGDLEQAAQYLRRFLDEVPTVENRDQLERRHANLLERIAQQHADPEQPVDTTDPDPPDTDAPDTDTDATDAASTPAAPDASDEPPADTRAASSGVHPGAIAGYATAGVGVAMAVTFGAMALRERSDVEAGCGADRSCTRGQVQRMDRLALVADLGIAVAVAGATVGTIFLIRGRRDSSDATEARVAVSPYAGPTGAGALIQGQF from the coding sequence TTGACTCGATCTCTCTTCGTGGCCACCGCCTGTTGCGGTCTGCTCGTCGCGTCCCTGTGGGCGGCTCCGGGTCTGGCGCAGGACGACCGCGCGCGCATGCACTTCCAGGCTGGTGCTTCGTACTACGAGGCGGGCGACTACGCCGACGCCCTCCGTGAGTTCCAGCGATCGCACGCGCTCAGCCAACGGTCGGAGCTCTTCTACAATTTCTCGCTCTGCTACCAGCAGCTGGGCGACCTGGAGCAGGCGGCGCAGTACCTGCGGCGCTTCCTCGACGAGGTGCCCACGGTCGAGAACCGTGACCAACTCGAGCGGCGGCACGCGAACCTGCTCGAGCGCATCGCGCAGCAGCACGCGGACCCCGAGCAGCCCGTCGACACGACCGACCCAGACCCGCCCGACACGGACGCGCCAGACACGGACACGGACGCGACAGACGCGGCGAGTACGCCGGCCGCGCCTGATGCCTCGGACGAACCGCCTGCGGACACCCGTGCCGCATCGTCTGGCGTGCACCCCGGAGCCATCGCGGGCTACGCGACAGCAGGCGTAGGGGTCGCCATGGCGGTCACGTTCGGAGCCATGGCCCTCCGCGAGCGCAGCGACGTGGAAGCCGGCTGCGGCGCCGACCGCAGCTGCACCCGCGGACAGGTGCAGCGCATGGACAGGCTGGCCCTCGTGGCCGACCTCGGCATCGCGGTCGCGGTGGCCGGGGCCACGGTCGGCACCATCTTCCTCATCCGCGGTCGTCGCGACTCCTCGGACGCGACGGAAGCGCGGGTCGCCGTCTCACCCTACGCTGGGCCCACGGGCGCCGGCGCCTTGATCCAGGGGCAGTTCTGA